In Acipenser ruthenus chromosome 15, fAciRut3.2 maternal haplotype, whole genome shotgun sequence, a genomic segment contains:
- the LOC131697557 gene encoding sarcosine dehydrogenase, mitochondrial-like, translating to MLVLLQELEKQGCVFQERHGWERPGWFSQEGPAPVLDYDYYGAYDSSRHTDYRYNKLLGREYTFDFPPHHDIIKSDCLTCRHAVAVFNMSYFGKFYLVGTDAKKAADWLFTADLNKPLGTTVYTCMLNKKGGTESDLTVSRIEPGPKSSVLAPAFEGDGYYLAIGGTVAQHNWSHITTVLQDKKFKCELVDCSEDMGMISIQGPQR from the exons ATGTTGGTGTTGTTGCAGGAGCTGGAGaagcagggctgtgtgtttcaggagagGCACGGCTGGGAGCGTCCAGGGTGGTTCAGTCAGGAAGGCCCTGCACCG GTCTTGGACTATGATTACTACGGGGCCTATGATTCCTCCCGACACACTGATTACAGGTACAACAAGCTACTTGGGAGAGAGTACACCTTCGACTTCCCACCACATCATGACATT ATAAAGAGCGACTGCTTGACATGCAGGCATGCTGTGGCAGTGTTTAACATGTCTTATTTCGGCAAGTTCTACCTGGTGGGAACTGATGCTAAAAAGGCAGCGGACTGGCTGTTCACAGCAGATCTGAATAAGCCACTTG GTACAACTGTCTACACCTGCATGTTGAATAAGAAGGGTGGGACTGAGAGTGACCTTACAGTGAGCCGCATCGAACCTGGACCAAAAAGCTCTGTGCTGGCACCTGCTTTCGAAG GCGATGGCTACTACCTGGCAATAGGGGGCACTGTGGCGCAGCACAACTGGTCACACATAACCACTGTACTGCAGGATAAGAAGTTCAAGTGTGAGCTCGTGGACTGCTCTGAGGATATGGGCATGATCAGCATTCAGGGACCACAGAGGTAG